GGCTTCCGCGCCGTGATCGCGCCTCGTCTCGCCGACATCTTCCGCGCGAACTGCCTCAAGAGCGGGCTCGTGCCGGTCGAGCTCGATCCGAACACGGTCGCGACGCTGCTGCGGCTGGTGTCGGACGACCCGCGAGCTGAGATCACGGTCGACGTCGAGGCGCGCACGGTCGAAGCGCCCGTCGTGCGCGCGAGCTTCGCGCTCGACGACGATGCGCGCACGCGGTTGCTCGAGGGCCTGGACGACGTCGCGCTCACGCTCGGGCACGCGGACGAGATCACGAAGTACGAATCCACGCGAGCGTCCTGGCTACCGAGCCTCCGCGACTGAGTTCCGCTCGCCGACATAGGATTTCGTCTTCACATCTGGAGGTGCCACATGGCAGCGAAACGTCAGGCGCGCGCGAAGTGGAATGGCGACCTCGCGACCGGTAGCGGCGAGGTCAGCTCGGTCACGAGCGGCAAGTTCAGCTCTCTTCCGGTCTCGTGGGGCGCTCGGACCGAAGCACCGCAGGGGAAGACAAGTCCAGAGGAGCTGCTCGCCGCAGCCCATGCGAGCTGTTTCGCGATGGCGCTGTCCGCCGGTCTCGCGAAGGGCGGCACACCGCCCGAGACGCTCGAGGTGACATCGACGGTCACCTTCGACAAGGTCGGCGAGAACTGGACCGTTGTGTCGAGCGATCTCCAGGTCACGGGCGTCGTGCCGGGGCTCAACGAGGCCGGGTTCGCGAAAGCTGCGGAAGGCGCGAAAGACGGTTGCCCGATCTCGCGGGCGCTGAAGAACAACGTGAAGCTCTCGGTCAAGTCCACGCTCGCCCCTTAGCGCGAGGTCGTGCCGCGCGCGACCGCGCTCCTACCGGATCTCACGCCGCTTCGCCGCCACCGATCGTTCCGTTTGCTGTGGTCCGGGCAGCTCGTTTCGAACGTCGGCACGCAGATGCGTCTCGTCGCGTTGCCCTACCAGATCTACCTGCTCACCGGCTCGCCGTTCCACGTCGGGCTCCTGGGCCTGTTCCAGGCGCTCCCGCTCATCAGCCTGCCTCTCCTCGGCGGCGTGCTCGCGGACCGTGCAGACCGCCGGCGCGTCCTCATCGCGACGCAGAGTGGGCTGATGGCGAGCTCGCTCGTCCTCGCGCTCGTGACCCAGCTCGGGTCCACCGAGCTCTGGATCCTCTACGCGCTCACCGCGGTCTCAGCGTCGTTCTCCGCGTTCGATCAGCCGGCGCGCGGTGCGCTGGTGCCGAACCTCGTCGACCGTGCTGAGCTGCCCGCCGCGATCGCGCTCAACCAGATGCTGTATCAGACCGCTGCCGTCGTCGGCCCGGCGGTCGGCGGTGTCGTGATCGCGTCGTACGGAGTGGCCGCCGCGTACTGGATCGACGCGATGACCTTCGCTGCTGCGATCGCCGCGGCGGTGGCGCTCCGGGCTCCGAAACAGGTCGTCGCGTTGCCACAGTCGGTCATGGAGTCGGTCGTCGAGGGCCTTACCTACGTCGTGCGAAACCGCCTGCTCTTCTCGGAGATGGTGATCGACCTTCTCGCGATGTTCTTCGGCTCGGTGCGCGCGCTGATGCCGTTCTACGCCGAGCAGGTCTTCAGGGTCGGCGCGCAGGGCCTCGGCCTGCTGTTCGCCGCGCCCGGCGTCGGCGCGCTCGTCGCCGTCGTCACGTCCGGTTGGGTGTCGCGCGTGCGTCGCGTGGGCATCGCGGTGATCGTGGCCGTCTGTGCGTGGGGCCTCGCGATCGCGGCGTTCGGCCTGATGACCGAAGGCATGTTCGCGCTTGCGCTCGTACTCGTCGCGCTCGCGGAGGCGGCCGACGTGCTCAGCGCGATCTTCCGGAACGTCATCCTGCAGGGCGCGGTGCGCGAGGAGCTGCGTGGTCGCCTCACCGCGATCCACGGCCTCTTCGTCATCGGCGGTCCGAATCTGGGTCAGGTGCGCGCCGGCGCGGTGGCCGCGCTCGTGTCGCCGCAGTTCTCCGTGATCACTGGTGGTCTTGCCTGCATCGTGTCCGCGTTCGCCGTCGCGATCTGGGCGCCGGAGCTCCCGCGCTATGACCGGACCGCGACCCGCGACGCGGTCAGTCCGGAACCGGTCTGATCACCCAGCTCCTGGCGCGCGCGCCGTTCGTGTCAGCGCCTCGTGCGGTCGAGCCCCACAGCACGTGGGACCATCGTCCTTGCGGAACGGTGCACAGCGCCGCATCAGCGGTGTAGCGCGTGACGCACGCTAATTCGTTGGATCAGCGAAAAGGAGATCACCATGACCATCACGTTGAACGGCGAAGAGACCGGCGCGGAGCAGGCGGGAACAGCGGCACCGAAGAGCGAGGTGGCGACGATCGATCGTCGCTTCGTTGGCCTGATAAAGGCCGATCGTGCGGAGATCCGAAGCGCTGCGGTGGGCGCCGTCCTCGCGCAGAAGGACGTCTCGATAGATCGCGCCGGGCTCCGGGCGATCGTGGCCGGCGGGTCGATCCGCATGTCGCAGGGCGCGGCCGGGACGATCCTTGCCGGTGGTGCGACGAGCATCCGTCAGGGCGGCGCGGGAACGATCTTCTCACTCGGGCCCACCCAGATCGAGCAGGGCGGAGCCGGCACCCTCATCGCGGGTAGCGCGACCGTAGGCAAAGGCGGTGTCGTGCTGTTGGCAGTGACGCCGCGCCTTGAGGTCGAGGAGGGCGGCCGGGTGTTCGGTGGCCCCGTGGCGGCCGTCGCGGCGGCCATCGGTGTCGCCATCGGCTTCGCGCTGGGTGCGCTCGTGCTTCGGCAGCGTCGCTCGTGACCGCTACTTGACCGTGACCACCCAGTACACGCCGTAGTCCTCCATCCACTGCGCGCCCTCGATGAGCGGCCGTAGATAGAGCCGATACGTACCCGGTGCCGTCGGTGCCTGGATCGTGAACTGGAACCACGAGACCTGACCCGGGCCGACGTAGTCCGCTGGCTGCGCCGCGATCCGGTTGTAGCGCGGCCATCCCGTCGCCGGTGTTCCGAGCTGACCGTCGCCTCCGAGCGGCGTCGCCTTGTCCTGTCCCGGCTCGGGGCCCCAGGTCCCGAGATACGCGACCTCGCCCATGCGCCCTGAGACCCAACCGAACGATCCGCTGTTCTTGAACGCCACGACGGCGGTCGACGTCTCGCCGGGGCACAGCGTCGGATACCCGCTCTGTCCGTACCACGATGCGTGGAAACCGCGGACGCCGGACGGAACAGTCGCCGGCGGAGCGATGCCCGGCCCGACGTCACCCGTGCATCCGACCGGCGGGTTTGGTGACGGCAATGGCGACGGAGTCGGGCTCGGCGCAGGTGTCGCGGTGGGTGCGGGCGCAGGCGTGGGACTCGGAGCGCCCTGGCCGAGCGTCGTGAGCCGACCGGTGATGACGTCCGCGGTGCCGAGCGTCTCGCCCGCTGCGTCGACCCGGTAGTTGTTCGACGGCAGATCGACGAACGCGAACCAGCCCTTGCCGTCGGTCTTCGCCGAGCGGACGATCGCGCCGCTCGCCTGCGAGAACAACAGCACCTGTGTCTGGGCGAGCACGGTGCCGTCGCTCGTGTGGGCGATGCCACGCAGGTGACCGGTCGTTGGCTGCGTCTTCCATGTCATGGGCGGCACGTTCGCCGTCGAGGCGAAGATCGGCGGTGTGATCGCCTCGTACGAGGAGACCTGCGTCAGCGCCCGCTCGAGCTCCGCGCGGCTCGCGGCGCCGCTGCGCGTGCCTGCGTCGGTCATCGCGTCCGGCGTGCGGTACGAATACCCGACCCAGCCTGCGCTGTAGTTGCCTGCGGTCGACGGAGCGACTGCGGTGCGCACCTGACGCACGGTCGCGGCGATGTCATTGAGATATGGCGCGGACCCGACGACGGACTGGCGTCCGTACTGCGCATCCTTCGCGTAATCACTCCACTCCTGATACATGCGCCGCTGGTCGGTCGGGGTCGTCTGGTCGCGCTTGTAGTTCATGGGGATGTTGAGATCGAGGATGCCTTCGCGCATCCAGCCGTCCCAGTCCTGCAACTGCTCGGCGTACGCGCGGGTGTTCGTCCAGCCCCCCTGCGCTTGCGGGCCGTTCCCGTAGGTGATCGTGTCGGCGCTCACGCGCACGCTCGGCCGGATCGCGAAGCTCTCGATGTAGACCTTCCGCACGATCCCGGTGATCTGATCGCGGCGCCACTGCGCCCACTGAGGATCGGATGCCACGGGCCGATCGGTGCGACCGGTCGCCTGCTGGAAGCGCGCGACCGCGACCGGGTTGTAGCCCCACGTCGGCTGGCCGGCCTGGCTGTTGCCGTCGGGATAGCGGATGCGGTCGAGGTTGATGCCGTCGACCGCGTAGTTCGCGACGATGCTCGTCGCGGTGTCCACGATCCACTGCGCCGCGTCCGGGTGCCCGGGATCCACGAGCCAGTCGGTCCCCGACTGCATGACGCCGTCATCGCGTGACATGAGCCAGTTCGCGTAGCCGGTCGCCGACGGGCCGTGCTGGTTGAACGCGTGCGCCGGAGATGCCGGCGTCGCCGGCGTACCACCGGTGCGCCAGAAGGCCGTCGCGATGACCCAGGCATGGACCTCGATGCCCTCCGCGTGCGCTTTGTCGATGAGGGTCTGCAGCGGATCGAACGGGAACGGCGCGACGCCCGGCTGGTCGGTGCGCGGCACCGACGCACGATTGCAGAAGCAGTCGCCGCGGCGAACAGCTTGCACGACGATCGCGTTGAGGTGTGCGGCCTTCGTGCCGGCGACGATCGCGTCGATGTGCGGCGCGTCGAACAGATCGTCGCCGAAGGCGTCGACCCAGTACGCGCGGAACTGACCCCCGGGCGGCGCCGCGGCATCGAAATCCGCGGACTGCGACTGCTGCGGGAGCCAGACAAGTGCCAATACGGCGACGAGCGCCAGCCCGACCTTCCTCACTACCCCAGTAACGATGAGGCAACGGCGTGTGTCGCGGGCGGGTGATATTTGGTCCTTTCTTCTCACGCTCTAACGCACAAGCGGCCGAGCGAGCCCACGTCACTAAACTCGCCGCGATGCCCCGGCCATTTCGCTTCGCGGTCACTGCACGCTACGCCGGCACCGGTACGAAATGGCGAGATGTCGCACGCCGCGCGGAAGATCTTGGGTACGACGTGCTGCTCGTGACCGATCACATGGGTCCGCAGTTGGCACCCATACCAGCGCTCATGGCCGCGGCCGATGCGACGACGCGTCTGCGCGTCGGCAGCTTTGTGTTCGCGAACGACTACCGCAATCCGGTCATGCTCGCGAAGGAAGTCGCGACGATCGACGTGCTCTCAGGCGGCCGAGTCGAGGTGGGCATCGGGGCGGGATGGAAGACCGGCGACTATCGCGAGCTCGGCATCCGCTACGACGCCCCCGCGGTCCGCGTGAGCAGGCTCGAGGAATCCGTCGTTCTCCTGAAGCGCCTGCTGAGCGAGGAGCACGTCGACCACGCTGGCAAGCACTACACGGTGCACGGCGCGAACATCGTGCCCCGGCCGCTGCAGCGACCGCATCCGCCACTCATGATCGGCGGCGGCGGGCCGCGCGTTCTCCGCCTGGCCGCGCAGCAGGCCGACATCGTCACCTTCGCGCCGCAGGTGAATGCCAGCGGCCGCCCACGCCTTGATGCGATCACGGAGAAGGCGCTCACCGAGCGAGTGATGCGCTTTCGCGCGGCGGCGGGCGACCGGGCCGAACGCATCGAGCTCAACGTGTTCGTGTTCGATGCCGCGGTCACCGACCGCGCTCGGTCGCTCATGGCCGCCGTGAGCGGATATCTGCGTCGCGCGGCGAACGGCCTCGTGCGCAGCCCGTTCGTGCTCTACGGGTCACGCGCATCATTGCGCGAGCTTCTGTTGGAGCGCCGCGAGCGCCTCGGCCTGAGCTACATCTCGGTGCCGGGCAACGCGATGCGCGAGTTCGCGCCGATCGTTGCGGAGCTGCGCGGGACCTAAGGGGTCTTCGTCGGGGTCGGGGTCGGCACCGGCGTGTTCGTCCGCGCCGGTGTCGGTGGGTGCGGCCGTGCGGATCTGGACGGTCGGGCTCGGGGAGGGCGATGCGGACTGGCTCACGCTCGGCGACGGCGAGCTCGCTGTGCCCGCGAATCGGGAGAGGCCGCCGCCCAGGAGCACGCCGATGAGAAGGAGTGTGACCAGACCGCCGGCAACGGCGGCCAGGATCAGGTCGATCCAGCGCGGTCGCTAGGCTGTCCGCCCGATGAACGACCCGGCGTTCTTGGCCACGGTCGTACGCCGCACGCGGAGGAACTTCTTGATGCCGATGCGCTTCACGATCGGTCGCATGAAGCCGTCGAAAGCCGGCAGCGCATCCGCCACGTCGATGATCTCGGGGCTCGTGATCTCGATCTCGCCGCCGCCCCAGCGAACGACCCCACCGCCGGCCGCGCGCAGGTTGCGGCACCAGTCCGTTCCCTCGCCCCAGGGCAGCGGCAGAACGAATCCGTCGGCCGTCGGGCGGATCGCGATGGGCGTGGAGTACAGCTTCCCGGATCGACGGCCTCGATGACGTACCACCGCCCAGATCGGGATGAGTCCGGTCTCGGCCACGCGAAGGGCGATGGGGCCCGTGGCCTTCGCGATCCGGACGATCAGGTTCTTCTCCATGAGTGATGCCTCCACCATTTGCTCCCGCTGCTATGATTCAATCATCTGATTGATTAGACGTCAAGCGACAACTCCCGCAGAGCCTCGGA
This is a stretch of genomic DNA from Candidatus Limnocylindria bacterium. It encodes these proteins:
- a CDS encoding 3-isopropylmalate dehydratase small subunit, translated to GFRAVIAPRLADIFRANCLKSGLVPVELDPNTVATLLRLVSDDPRAEITVDVEARTVEAPVVRASFALDDDARTRLLEGLDDVALTLGHADEITKYESTRASWLPSLRD
- a CDS encoding OsmC family peroxiredoxin, which codes for MAAKRQARAKWNGDLATGSGEVSSVTSGKFSSLPVSWGARTEAPQGKTSPEELLAAAHASCFAMALSAGLAKGGTPPETLEVTSTVTFDKVGENWTVVSSDLQVTGVVPGLNEAGFAKAAEGAKDGCPISRALKNNVKLSVKSTLAP
- a CDS encoding MFS transporter produces the protein MPRATALLPDLTPLRRHRSFRLLWSGQLVSNVGTQMRLVALPYQIYLLTGSPFHVGLLGLFQALPLISLPLLGGVLADRADRRRVLIATQSGLMASSLVLALVTQLGSTELWILYALTAVSASFSAFDQPARGALVPNLVDRAELPAAIALNQMLYQTAAVVGPAVGGVVIASYGVAAAYWIDAMTFAAAIAAAVALRAPKQVVALPQSVMESVVEGLTYVVRNRLLFSEMVIDLLAMFFGSVRALMPFYAEQVFRVGAQGLGLLFAAPGVGALVAVVTSGWVSRVRRVGIAVIVAVCAWGLAIAAFGLMTEGMFALALVLVALAEAADVLSAIFRNVILQGAVREELRGRLTAIHGLFVIGGPNLGQVRAGAVAALVSPQFSVITGGLACIVSAFAVAIWAPELPRYDRTATRDAVSPEPV
- a CDS encoding family 10 glycosylhydrolase: MRKVGLALVAVLALVWLPQQSQSADFDAAAPPGGQFRAYWVDAFGDDLFDAPHIDAIVAGTKAAHLNAIVVQAVRRGDCFCNRASVPRTDQPGVAPFPFDPLQTLIDKAHAEGIEVHAWVIATAFWRTGGTPATPASPAHAFNQHGPSATGYANWLMSRDDGVMQSGTDWLVDPGHPDAAQWIVDTATSIVANYAVDGINLDRIRYPDGNSQAGQPTWGYNPVAVARFQQATGRTDRPVASDPQWAQWRRDQITGIVRKVYIESFAIRPSVRVSADTITYGNGPQAQGGWTNTRAYAEQLQDWDGWMREGILDLNIPMNYKRDQTTPTDQRRMYQEWSDYAKDAQYGRQSVVGSAPYLNDIAATVRQVRTAVAPSTAGNYSAGWVGYSYRTPDAMTDAGTRSGAASRAELERALTQVSSYEAITPPIFASTANVPPMTWKTQPTTGHLRGIAHTSDGTVLAQTQVLLFSQASGAIVRSAKTDGKGWFAFVDLPSNNYRVDAAGETLGTADVITGRLTTLGQGAPSPTPAPAPTATPAPSPTPSPLPSPNPPVGCTGDVGPGIAPPATVPSGVRGFHASWYGQSGYPTLCPGETSTAVVAFKNSGSFGWVSGRMGEVAYLGTWGPEPGQDKATPLGGDGQLGTPATGWPRYNRIAAQPADYVGPGQVSWFQFTIQAPTAPGTYRLYLRPLIEGAQWMEDYGVYWVVTVK
- a CDS encoding TIGR03621 family F420-dependent LLM class oxidoreductase → MPRPFRFAVTARYAGTGTKWRDVARRAEDLGYDVLLVTDHMGPQLAPIPALMAAADATTRLRVGSFVFANDYRNPVMLAKEVATIDVLSGGRVEVGIGAGWKTGDYRELGIRYDAPAVRVSRLEESVVLLKRLLSEEHVDHAGKHYTVHGANIVPRPLQRPHPPLMIGGGGPRVLRLAAQQADIVTFAPQVNASGRPRLDAITEKALTERVMRFRAAAGDRAERIELNVFVFDAAVTDRARSLMAAVSGYLRRAANGLVRSPFVLYGSRASLRELLLERRERLGLSYISVPGNAMREFAPIVAELRGT
- a CDS encoding nitroreductase family deazaflavin-dependent oxidoreductase codes for the protein MVEASLMEKNLIVRIAKATGPIALRVAETGLIPIWAVVRHRGRRSGKLYSTPIAIRPTADGFVLPLPWGEGTDWCRNLRAAGGGVVRWGGGEIEITSPEIIDVADALPAFDGFMRPIVKRIGIKKFLRVRRTTVAKNAGSFIGRTA